One part of the Alligator mississippiensis isolate rAllMis1 chromosome 3, rAllMis1, whole genome shotgun sequence genome encodes these proteins:
- the LOC132249108 gene encoding olfactory receptor 2B6-like → MESKVGKRNHSMGREVILLGISDQRELQWLVFVVFSLVYAVTVLGNLTIITLASLDSQLHTPMYFFLSNLAFLNLCYVSIVVPKMLTNILTGSKSISYELCAAQVCITLFLGSTEYLILMVMAFDLYVAICNPLRYNTVMDRRVCINLAAASWAIGILATAIPSPFLWPVLCGPNVINHFFCETPALVKLSCADTSSTEKMMFIGGFFTLMFPLFLVLISYIGIIRAILKIGSAVGRKKAFSTCSSHMTVVTIFYGTRMFMYMQPQAQHSPDKDEVVSVFYAVLNPMLNPLIYSLRNREVKGALGRVLQRYEAFTGTEMGVSCEIRFNCAPYKTLGVRKGQDSSS, encoded by the coding sequence ATGGAGAGCAAGGTGGGAAAGAGGAATCACAGCATGGGCAGAGAGGTCATTCTGCTGGGAATTTCTGACCAGCGAGAGCTGCAGTGGCTCGTTTTTGTGGTGTTTTCCTTGGTCTATGCTGTGACTGTGCTGGGAAACCTCACTATAATCACACTGGCCTCCTTGGACTCTCAACTGCACACCcctatgtacttcttcctcagcaacctGGCCTTCTTGAACTTGTGCTATGTTTCTATTGTGGTCCCGAAAATGCTGACTAACATCCTGACAGGGAGCAAGAGCATTTCCTATGAGCTGTGTGCAGCGCAGGTCTGCATCACTTTGTTCCTGGGCTCCACTGAATACCTCATCCTCATGGTGATGGCTTTTGACCTCTATGTAGCCATATGCAACCCCCTGCGCTACAATACTGTCATGGACAGGAGAGTGTGCATcaacctggcagcagcatcaTGGGCAATTGGCATCCTGGCAACAGCCATTCCTTCACCTTTCTTGTGGCCAGTGCTGTGTGGCCCCAATGTCATCAATCATTTCTTCTGTGAAACCCCAGCCCTGGTCAAGTTATCCTGTGCGGACACCTCCAGCACAGAGAAAATGATGTTTATAGGGGGTTTCTTCACCCTCATGTTCcctctcttccttgtcctgatttCTTACATTGGCATCATTCGGGCTATACTGAAGATTGGCTCTGCTGTGGGGCGCAagaaagccttctccacatgCTCCTCTCACATGACTGTGGTGACCATATTCTATGGGACGAGGATGTTCATGTACATGCAGCCCCAGGCACAGCACTCCCCAGACAAGGACGAGGTGGTTTCTGTCTTCTACGCTGTTCTCAACCCCATGCTGAATCCCCTTATCTACAGTCTGCGCAACAGGGAGGTGAAGGGAGCCCTGGGCAGAGTGCTACAAAGGTACGAGGCCTTTACTGGGACGGAGATGGGAGTCAGCTGTGAAATCAGATTCAACTGCGCCCCCTATAAAACCTTGGGCGTAAGGAAAGGACAGGACAGCAGCAGTTAG